The genomic window TAAAATAATTAGATTAAAAATGTTTTTTAAAAATTGTTGATGTTAATCGAACAGGTTTTCAGAATGTTAATGGAAATACTGAAAGAGACCTTACAGGTTTCTTGTTAGTCGGGATTTGTGATTCCGACTAACAAGAAAGGATTCTTACTCATTAAGTGGATTGTAAATCCACAGTCTATTGAGTCGAGATTGCAAATCTCGACCAACAAAAATTACTGATCAGCCAATACCATTTCCTTGTTATTCCTGCTCCATTCACTCCAGGAACCAACATAAAGCTTAGGAATGGGTAGACCGGCATAATCCATAGCCAGTAGCGTGTGGCAGGCGGTAATGCCTGAGCCACAGTGTACAATTACGTTTTCGGGTTTAACGTGGGCCAAAGCTTCAGCATATTTTTCTTTCAACATTTCAGGGGCCAGGAAAGCGCCCGTACTATCTAAATTTTCGGTATACGGAATATTTGCCGCACCAGGGATGTGGCCTGCAATTAAATCGATAGGTTCGGTAAGGCCTGCAAAACGGTTGGCATCGCGCACGTCAATCACAATGTAATCGTCAGTTTTAGCAACTTTTTCTACTTCATTGATATCTGATAAAGGTAAGTTCCATGCTGTGATTTCGTATTTTTCGACAGACTTTGGGATTTCTACTTTATCTGTAGTCGGGAAGCCTGCTTTAACAGCCGCCTGAAAGCCTCCATCAATTACCTGTACTTTTTCATGACCGATGGCTTTTAGCATCCACCACAGCCTCGCGGCTGCGTTACCGCCGTTTTTATCATCGTAAATAATTACATGGCTGTCTTTTGTGATACCGAGTTGCTGTAAGGTGCCAGAAAACTGGTCGGATGTTGGTAAGGGATGCCTTCCGCCAATAGCAAAATCGCCAATGCTGGCTAAATCATTATTTACATCTGCAAAAAGTGCACCTGACAAATGTTGTTCATCGTATCTCACTTTTGAGCCGGCACTGGCATCTATAATTACGATTTCATCGTCTTGGTTTAACCAGGTTAATTCTGCTGGTTTTATAATGGGTGATAATTTTGTGTTCATGTATGTTTTTTAAGGATAACTAATCTAATTATAATTCCAGTAATTATATTGGAAGACATATGAAAGAATATTCTCCGATCTTACTAACTTTATTGTCTGTTTCGTGGCGATAAGAAAAAAGAATCATAGCGCGAACCCCCATCAAAACGCTTATTACAATTCTAAATAGGTGCATTTAAGTTGTTTTTCTTATGAGTGCCATAATACCTAAAACTGGCCCAACAGCTAAAGCCATATAAAGATAATGCGAATTCATTTCTTTAGCCAAAAGATTGATCACCTGGATGCTAATAATCGTAATGGCAAAGCCGATACAGTTTACCAGTGTTAACGAAGTTCCCCGCAGGCTTTGGGGCGCATGTTTGGCAATTAAAGAAGAAAACAGGGGTGAATCGGCCGTGCCTGACAAGCCCCAGCAAAATAAAAATATAAGAAAAGGATAAACCGAGCCGCTGAACAGGAAAAGCGGCGAGAGCAGGCAGCATAATCCCGAAATGGAAAGGGCAATGGTGGCAATCCGTTTTGCACCAAATTTTTGTGAGAGCAAACCGCCGATCATGCAAGATAAACCTCCTGATGCGATAATTAAGAACGAAAACAGCGGTATATTTAAAGTTGCATATGCATGTTTAGTGTTGTAAAGCAGCAGTATGGCGGGTAAAAAAGCCCAAAAGGTGTAAAGTTCCCACATGTGCCCGAAATAGCCGAAAGCTGCAGATCGAAAATCAGGATTTTTAAAGCCATTAAAACAAGACCGAAAATCGAATTTCTGTCCGGCAGTTCTAAATGGACCGTTTGGCACAAGCCATAAAATAGCAATTGCACCAATTAGAGATAAACCCGAAGTGGCAAAGATTACATATTGCCAGGCAAAATTTGTTGTAAATGTTTTTAATAAATGAGGGAAGGCAGTACCCAAAACCAAAGCACCAACTAAAAAACCTAACGATTTTCCTAGTCCGTCTTTAAAGTAATCGGATGCTATTTTCATACCTACAGGGTAAATTCCAGCTAACATAAAACCAGTTAAAAAGCGAAAAAGCAACAACAAATGTACGTCGGGTAGTTCTAAACAAATGCCCAAATTAAACAAGGCAGCTGCAATTCCACAGATAAAGAACACTTTCGAGGGTGAAAAAATATCGGAAATGGCAAAAAAAGCGAAAACTAATGTTCCGCTGATGAAGCCAAACTGTACCATACTGGTGAGATTGGCCAATAGATTTGTTTCAGTTGGGAAACTTTTAACAATATCGGATAATACCGCATTGCCAGCAAACCATAAAGAAGTACACAAAAATTGCGAAACCACAATGATGGGTAGTAAATAACTGGTTTTTTTAGTGCCGCTCATTTTTAATTTGATGCACAATTTTACCAAAAATAAACCTGATAGTAGTGGAAATACTTTTTGATATGGTGCTTCGACAAGCCCAGCATGACAATCACAAAAAGATTGGAACGCATAGCAGGACTTTCGGAACAGATGAAACACAGGGTCTTGCTTTGCAAAAAAAAAAGAAGCTTAACCCTTAGATATCCTGGCTTTTAGAAAGTGCGGGGTCTGGCGTCCGAAGTCAGCGGACATGGTTATTATATCTTATCGTTTATCTGCTTTGGTCTTTCAGCTAACCTTGACCTTTCTTCCCTCAACCTTCTACTTCTTAAGACGCATCATCTTTAATATCAAATTGTGTTTCAACTATTTTTCCACCTGTACGCAGCTGGTTGCTCAACATTTCTTCTTGCTCCCTACGGTTTTTTACAATATGGATAGCCGAAAACAAAGCTTCGGTGAAAGAAGTAGAATCCGCTAAATCTTTACCTGCAATATCGTAGCCCGTTCCATGATCTGGAGAGGTGCGCACGAAGTTTAAACCAGCGGTATAGTTTACACCATTGTGGAAAGCTAATGTTTTGAAAGGAATTAAGCCCTGGTCATGGTACATGGCCAAAATGGCATCAAACTGTTTATAGCTACCATTGCCGAAAAAGCCATCAGCAGGGTATGGGCCAAAACAAACAATACCTTTATCGTAGGCTTCCTGAATGGCAGGTGTAATAATTTCAGCCTCTTCGGTACCCAATAAACCATTATCGCTGGCATGTGGGTTTAAGCCCAAAACGGCAATTTTTGGTTTTTCGATCCAGAAATCTTTTTTCAGGCTTTCGTTAATCAGTTTTAATTTACTGATAATTTTCTCTTTTGTAATCGATGTTGGAACATCTTTTACAGGAATGTGGCCAGTAACCACACCAACTCTTAAATTTTCGCTGATTAGGAACATCAACACATCTTTACTTCCGCTTTTTTCTTGAAGATATTCAGTGTGGCCCGGAAAAGCAAAAGTTTCTGATTGAATGTTATGTTTATTGATTGGAGCAGTAACCAGTGCATCGATATCACCGTTTACCAGATCGGCTGTTGCGCGTTCTAGTGATAAAAGGGCATATTTTCCGCCAGTCGCCGTAACCTGTCCTAATTCGATTTTTACATCTTCTTCCCAGCAATTAATCATGTTTGCCTTTTTTGGCTGTGCCTGGTTGGCATGGCTAACTACATTAAAACTGAAATCGCCCAGGTTATTTGCTTTTCTATGAAAAGATGAAACCTTGGTATGGCCATAAACAATTGGTGTGCAATAATTTAAAATGGCAGGATTGGATAATGTTTTAATGATTACCTCTAAACCTATGCCGTTTACGTCGCCTATACTGATGCCAATTTTAAGTTTATCGCTCATAATTACTGGAAAATTTTAGCGCAAATTACTGATTTTCGTTTAAACAGGTGCTTACCGGATAAAAATTAGTTATTTTGTACAAAATAGAGTAGCCACGGAAACACGGTTTACACGGAAAAGAAATAGGATAATCTCATTCTTCGATAAAATTTTTCTGCGATTTCTGTGCCTCCGTGGCAAAATAAAAAGAAAAGATGAGTTTAGTAAAAGCGAAAAAACATTTAGGCCAACATTTTTTAACAGATAAAGGCATTGCCAACCGCATTGTAGATGCATTGGTAAACACCGATAAATACAATCAGGTTTTAGAGGTTGGGCCAGGGATGGGAATCTTATCTGATTTTTTGCTGCAGCGTAAAGACTTAGAAACTTATCTTATTGATATTGATACTGAATCTTTTCACTTTTTAAATGAAAAATATCCTCAGCTTGGCGATCGGTTGATTAATGGCGATTTTCTGAAACTCGATTTCGATGCTATTTTCCCGGGTCAGTTTGCCATTATTGGTAATTTTCCATACAATATCTCATCACAGATTTTATTTAAGATTTTAGATAACCGCAGCAAGGTTGTAGAAATGGTTGGGATGTTTCAGAAGGAAGTTGCCCAACGTTGCGCTGCACCTGCAGGTAACAAAGAGTACGGGATTTTAAGTGTGTTTCTTCAGGCCTATTATAAAATCGAATACCTGTTCACGGTTAAGCCGGGTACATTTAATCCACCGCCAAAAGTACACTCGGCTGTAATCCGTTTAACCAGAAACGAAGTGGAGACTTTAGACTGTGATGAAAAATTATTCTGGCGGGTGGTTAAGGCAGGTTTTAACCAGCGGAGAAAAACTTTGCGTAACGCTGTTTCTGCCGTGATGCCTAAAGATAAAATGGACGACCATATATACTTCGAGAAACGTGCCGAGCAGTTAACCGTGGCTGATTTCGTAGCCTTAACACAGCATGTGAGTAAGTTGATGGAGGCTTAGTGATGCAATCGTCATCCTGAGAGATGAGTTAAAAAACAAAGAAGTTAGGATGACAGGTTTGGGCGAATCGTCATTCCCAACTTGATTGGGAATCGTAATACAATAATCTTTAAGATTCCCGCCTGCGCGGGAATGACGGCCGATTTTCTCACCTCTGTTTTCTTGCAAATCCGTGATTATTTTCATTGAATTTCTCCTTTCCTTTGCGCTGTATTTTTAAGGAATCTTATGATAAATTATCGCGAAATTTTTGAGGAACAAGGCATTGACTATTTAACCTATCGTGCGTTGATTGATCAACTTCTGTTAGAGGGAAAGGCTACTGGTGATGTAACTTACGATTTGCACTATACTAAAATGAATGTGCAAAGGATGAGCCGCGTGGATAAAACAGTTAGCTTAACCGATGAGTTGACTTCAACCATTGATCATCTTAAAGAAAATTATAAATTTTTAGTGATTACTGAAGGCTGGTGTGGCGATGCTGCCCAGATTGTTCCGGTGTTCAATAAAATCGCGACTGCATCATTAGGTAAAATTGATCTGAAATTTGTGCTTAGAGATAAAAACCTCCCCTTAATTGATGCACATTTAACCAATGGTGGAAGAGCTATTCCGGTTTTAATTGTGTTAAATGAATCAGCAGACCAGGTTTTAGGAACCTGGGGTCCACGGCCACAAATTTTGCAGGAGCTTTTAAAAGAGTGGAGAAAAGAAAGTACTGAAATGCCAATTTTGGCAGAGAAACTTCACGGCTGGTATGCTAAAGATAAAACGCAGACCACACAGGCCGGATTAAATGAACTTTTGAAGGGGTTGGAGCACTAACTGATCCACCCATAACCTATTTTCACAATTTCCCATTTCTTGTTGTTTTTTCTGTATAGACGGATTTGTTCTTCTCCACAAAGTCCACCACAAATATAGTTTAAGTATAAAATACAGTAGTTATAATTTCTCAGAAAGATCGGGTGTGATAGGCGCAATATATATCCTCCATATTTTTTGTGAAGCACGTTCCAGGCTTTAGGCTTTTGGAAAATCGGTTTTATAGAATCGTTCGGTGTAATGACAATTCTTTCTCCCAAATCATCGAAGTTTATTTTTGAAAGGTACTTAGTTTCGTTTTTAATATATTGGATTTCAAAAGGTGTAAAACCTGTGCTATCTTCTAAAAAATTGGCTACGTCTTCAAATTTTATTGGTTCACAGATTAATACGATCTTTTTGGTCGTATCATTTTCGTGTAATTTGAATTCAGACAGTAATTCTTTTGCATTCGCGGAATAAGTTGGATTACGGCTAAAGAAAATTTGATTCGCGATATTTGGAGCTGTAGTTTGTTTTTCTTCAGGTCTGCATCCAAGCAAAACCATAGAGGTTAGAAATAAAATATATTGTTTCATCTTTTAAAAGATGATGATTTTTAACTGAAATATCCATAACATATATTCCCTAATCAACAGAAACAGTTAAGCCCTCCTGCTGTAAAATTTTGCGGTAAACTTCCATCTCGGTAAATGATCCTTCCAAAACAGGGCATTTCCCATCATTATGTACTTTCCAGGCAATTTTTTCAGCTTGCGATTCGTTATAATCGAGATATTTCATCATGCAGTAGATCACATGATCGAAAGTATTGATATCATCATTCCACAAAATAAGGCGATGTACGGTTTTTAGGGAAGTTAAAATTTCTTCGAGCGTAAAGGTCTCTTCTTTGGTTTCTGTAGACATGGCGCAAAAATAAACATTAGTATCAAGTATTTAGTATCGAGTAACAAGATTTTGTTCCTTTATTAATAATAATAGCTTAGGCAATAAATGATTAACTTTGTTTAACCGAAATATAAATAATAGCATGCACCAGTCTAAAATAGCCGGAATAGGTTACTACGTTCCGAAAAATGTATATACCAACGATGATTTAAGCCGTTTTATGGATACCAACGATGCGTGGATACAGGAACGTACCGGTATTAAAGAGCGCCGTTTTGCCGATCGCAACGAGGAAACCACTACCACAATGGGTATTGAGGCAGCCAAAGTCGCGATTGAAAGGGCTGGGATTACTGCTAAGGATGTCGATTTTATCGTTTTTGCTACATTAAGCCCCGATTATTATTTCCCAGGTTGTGGCGTGCTGTTGCAACGCGAAATGGGCATGGGTGAAATTGGTGCTTTAGATATCCGAAACCAATGTTCGGGTTTTGTTTATGCACTTTCTGTGGCCGATCAGTTTGTAAAAACAGGTATGTATAAAAATGTGCTGGTAGTGGGGAGTGAGAAACATTCGTTCGCGATGGATTTCGAAACCCGTAGCCGTAATGTATCGGTGATTTTTGGCGATGGTGCTGGGGCTGTTGTATTGCAACCAACAGATGAAGCCGGAAAAGGGATTTTAAGTACACATTTGCATAGCGATGGTGCCGATGCCGAAATTCTGGCCATGTATTATCCAGGTTCTCATGCCAATAAATGGTTGAAAGATAAACCTGCCTATCCTGAACAGGAGCTGGGTGGGTTATTTATGACGCAAGAAATTTTAGATAGTGGTGCCGCTTTGCCTTACATGGATGGGCCATCGGTTTTCAAAAAAGCCGTGGTAAAATTTCCTGAAGTAATTAAAGAGGCTTTGGCTGCAAATAATTTAACAGAGAAAGATATTGATATGTTGGTGCCGCATCAGGCAAATTTGCGTATCAGCCAGTATGTGCAGCAGTTGTTGGGCCTAAATGATGATCAGGTTTTTAATAATATCCAGAAATATGGCAATACCACAGCAGCTTCTGTGCCCATCGCCTTGTGCGAAGCATGGGAAGCAGGCAAAATTAAAGATGGCGATCTGGTTTGCCTCGCCGCATTTGGTTCGGGCTTTACCTGGGCCAGTGCACTGATTAGGTGGTAACCATAGATTCGTCATTTCGAGCGAAGTGCAACGAAGTCGAGAAATCTATATCTAAAGATCTCTCCACTCCGCGTTGCTTCGGTCGAGATGACGACCGTTCATTTGAAGCTCTTAATAGTGAAGTAGTTCGATTGGCCTATTGCGTTTTTGGTTTAATAAAATCACCTAAATAACTACACTCGCCCGCCGCAACAGCATAAAAAGGCGTTTTGGCATAATTAAATCTTAATTCGTTAAGATAAGGATTGTTGTAATTAGCCTTGATGAAGTTTCTCCATTTCACATCTTTTTTATCATAATAATAAAATGATAGCGGGTTTGCATTCATGATGATCTGTTTCTGCAAACATTTAGCTAACATAAAAGTACACTTAGCTTTAAAATCGGCATTGGTACTTAATGCCCTGGCTTTTAAATACCAGGCTTTTGCCGTTTGCGCTTTTTTGTAATCGCCATCGTATACATATTTTGCTGGGTTACTATTGTCGTATGATGACCAATCATAACTGATTAAAAACCAGCTATTACCAAAATAACCTGTCTGATAAACTGCATTGGCCATTTTATAATAGTAAAGCGCAGCATTCTTTTTATCACTGATGGTTAATTTCTGCAAGCGGAGCATTTCGGCTGCAAAAGCTTTTTTTGTAATTGATGTTTTTGCTGTTACATATTTTTTAGGATAATCGTTTATCGTTTCGATGAAAGGATTTGCATAAAGTTTAGCATTGGCTTCATCAGCATACCAGTTATCAGGGTTAAAATATTTGTAACCTGGCGAAACCTTTGCAAACATCTGAACGGCCTTATCATACTGATGTGTGCGTAAATAAGTCGTTCCAAAAAGTTCATAAAAATCATCATTTTTGAGCTGGTTTAAAGCCGATGCTAACAAAGCGGTGACATCATTGCCCGTCGCCCTGGTTTTATAAACAGCTAAGCCCTGCATGCTTTTCGGACTTAAGTTTTTCTGCCAAAAAGCAATACTTTGATAACTCATGTTCTGGAAAAGTGAATTCTCCTTTAACGTTTTATATTCCAGGTCGCCTTTAACCATTGCCAATGCCGCTTTAGCAGTATCGCCCATACTTAAATAAGCTGGAGCCAATATTTGCTGGTAAAAATTCCTGGTCGTTCTGCTAAAGCGTTTGCTGGCACGATCTGTATCATAGTAATATGGCCCTTTAGGTTGCTCGCTGTTTTCTGCAAAACGTTTTTCGTCAAGCCATTTTAAGGTCGGCAATAAATCGTTCTCATTAAAAGGATTTCCTTTTTTGATGTTTTTCGCCTTGATCAATAAATCGGTAATGCGGTATTGGTCGCGTAATCTTTCTGGTAGTTTATCTGGTTTTAGGATGGCAAGGTAATTCGAGGCCAGAAAATCTTTGTTCTCCATCCACGATAAATAAGCTGCTGTTAAAGTGCCTAGCTCAGGCTGCGGATATTTTTTCTCTGTGGCCAGTTTTACCGCAAAATTCCTGATTTCATTCAGTTGTTTAAGGTTGATGGCTTTTAGACTGTCTTTGTATTTAGAATTGCCGTTATCCGAAAAATAATAATTATAGCCAATTTTGGCAATATCGTTCGCCTTGATGAGATCTTGCTCTAATTTATTTACTTCGCGTACCAGCAGCGTGCCGTTAAGCTGGCTTTTTGGTTCGTACTGATAAACTTTATTCAGGCTTTCTATGCCCGAATCAGCATCTCCAAACCCGTTTATTGCCCAGATATTGGCTTTCTCATTATTGGTTTTGGCGTACTTTAATGCTCCATTAACCGGTGTGCTGTTATAGTAGTAGTTTTTATAAGCCTGTACCCTCCGCTCCGGATTGCTTGCAAAAACCTTCGAGAATAAAAAGGCTGATTCTTCCGGATTGCCCAACCTACGGGCAGATCCTGCGTACAATGCCAATGCCCAGCCCTTAACCGCACTGTTTACCTTATCTGGTTTTGATATACTTTTCGTAGGTCGATTTGCTTTCGGTGTGCAAACCTGCAAAATGGAACATCCGCTCAGCTTGGTAAGCGTAACGCAGCTTAAGAA from Flavobacterium sp. W4I14 includes these protein-coding regions:
- a CDS encoding ATP-dependent Clp protease adaptor protein ClpS (product_source=KO:K06891; cath_funfam=3.30.1390.10; cog=COG2127; ko=KO:K06891; pfam=PF02617; superfamily=54736); the protein is MSTETKEETFTLEEILTSLKTVHRLILWNDDINTFDHVIYCMMKYLDYNESQAEKIAWKVHNDGKCPVLEGSFTEMEVYRKILQQEGLTVSVD
- a CDS encoding 4-hydroxythreonine-4-phosphate dehydrogenase (product_source=KO:K00097; cath_funfam=3.40.718.10; cog=COG1995; ko=KO:K00097; pfam=PF04166; superfamily=53659; tigrfam=TIGR00557) translates to MSDKLKIGISIGDVNGIGLEVIIKTLSNPAILNYCTPIVYGHTKVSSFHRKANNLGDFSFNVVSHANQAQPKKANMINCWEEDVKIELGQVTATGGKYALLSLERATADLVNGDIDALVTAPINKHNIQSETFAFPGHTEYLQEKSGSKDVLMFLISENLRVGVVTGHIPVKDVPTSITKEKIISKLKLINESLKKDFWIEKPKIAVLGLNPHASDNGLLGTEEAEIITPAIQEAYDKGIVCFGPYPADGFFGNGSYKQFDAILAMYHDQGLIPFKTLAFHNGVNYTAGLNFVRTSPDHGTGYDIAGKDLADSTSFTEALFSAIHIVKNRREQEEMLSNQLRTGGKIVETQFDIKDDAS
- a CDS encoding hypothetical protein (product_source=Hypo-rule applied; cath_funfam=3.30.70.980; superfamily=140102) encodes the protein MKQYILFLTSMVLLGCRPEEKQTTAPNIANQIFFSRNPTYSANAKELLSEFKLHENDTTKKIVLICEPIKFEDVANFLEDSTGFTPFEIQYIKNETKYLSKINFDDLGERIVITPNDSIKPIFQKPKAWNVLHKKYGGYILRLSHPIFLRNYNYCILYLNYICGGLCGEEQIRLYRKNNKKWEIVKIGYGWIS
- a CDS encoding 16S rRNA (adenine1518-N6/adenine1519-N6)-dimethyltransferase (product_source=KO:K02528; cath_funfam=1.10.8.100,3.40.50.150; cog=COG0030; ko=KO:K02528; pfam=PF00398; smart=SM00650; superfamily=53335; tigrfam=TIGR00755) translates to MSLVKAKKHLGQHFLTDKGIANRIVDALVNTDKYNQVLEVGPGMGILSDFLLQRKDLETYLIDIDTESFHFLNEKYPQLGDRLINGDFLKLDFDAIFPGQFAIIGNFPYNISSQILFKILDNRSKVVEMVGMFQKEVAQRCAAPAGNKEYGILSVFLQAYYKIEYLFTVKPGTFNPPPKVHSAVIRLTRNEVETLDCDEKLFWRVVKAGFNQRRKTLRNAVSAVMPKDKMDDHIYFEKRAEQLTVADFVALTQHVSKLMEA
- a CDS encoding thiosulfate/3-mercaptopyruvate sulfurtransferase (product_source=KO:K01011; cath_funfam=3.40.250.10; cog=COG2897; ko=KO:K01011; pfam=PF00581; smart=SM00450; superfamily=52821); this encodes MNTKLSPIIKPAELTWLNQDDEIVIIDASAGSKVRYDEQHLSGALFADVNNDLASIGDFAIGGRHPLPTSDQFSGTLQQLGITKDSHVIIYDDKNGGNAAARLWWMLKAIGHEKVQVIDGGFQAAVKAGFPTTDKVEIPKSVEKYEITAWNLPLSDINEVEKVAKTDDYIVIDVRDANRFAGLTEPIDLIAGHIPGAANIPYTENLDSTGAFLAPEMLKEKYAEALAHVKPENVIVHCGSGITACHTLLAMDYAGLPIPKLYVGSWSEWSRNNKEMVLADQ
- a CDS encoding 3-oxoacyl-[acyl-carrier-protein] synthase-3 (product_source=KO:K00648; cath_funfam=3.40.47.10; cog=COG0332; ko=KO:K00648; pfam=PF08541,PF08545; superfamily=53901; tigrfam=TIGR00747), which encodes MHQSKIAGIGYYVPKNVYTNDDLSRFMDTNDAWIQERTGIKERRFADRNEETTTTMGIEAAKVAIERAGITAKDVDFIVFATLSPDYYFPGCGVLLQREMGMGEIGALDIRNQCSGFVYALSVADQFVKTGMYKNVLVVGSEKHSFAMDFETRSRNVSVIFGDGAGAVVLQPTDEAGKGILSTHLHSDGADAEILAMYYPGSHANKWLKDKPAYPEQELGGLFMTQEILDSGAALPYMDGPSVFKKAVVKFPEVIKEALAANNLTEKDIDMLVPHQANLRISQYVQQLLGLNDDQVFNNIQKYGNTTAASVPIALCEAWEAGKIKDGDLVCLAAFGSGFTWASALIRW
- a CDS encoding hypothetical protein (product_source=Hypo-rule applied; cath_funfam=3.40.30.10; pfam=PF14595; superfamily=52833), translating into MINYREIFEEQGIDYLTYRALIDQLLLEGKATGDVTYDLHYTKMNVQRMSRVDKTVSLTDELTSTIDHLKENYKFLVITEGWCGDAAQIVPVFNKIATASLGKIDLKFVLRDKNLPLIDAHLTNGGRAIPVLIVLNESADQVLGTWGPRPQILQELLKEWRKESTEMPILAEKLHGWYAKDKTQTTQAGLNELLKGLEH
- a CDS encoding hypothetical protein (product_source=Hypo-rule applied; smart=SM00028; superfamily=48452), translating into MALYAGSARRLGNPEESAFLFSKVFASNPERRVQAYKNYYYNSTPVNGALKYAKTNNEKANIWAINGFGDADSGIESLNKVYQYEPKSQLNGTLLVREVNKLEQDLIKANDIAKIGYNYYFSDNGNSKYKDSLKAINLKQLNEIRNFAVKLATEKKYPQPELGTLTAAYLSWMENKDFLASNYLAILKPDKLPERLRDQYRITDLLIKAKNIKKGNPFNENDLLPTLKWLDEKRFAENSEQPKGPYYYDTDRASKRFSRTTRNFYQQILAPAYLSMGDTAKAALAMVKGDLEYKTLKENSLFQNMSYQSIAFWQKNLSPKSMQGLAVYKTRATGNDVTALLASALNQLKNDDFYELFGTTYLRTHQYDKAVQMFAKVSPGYKYFNPDNWYADEANAKLYANPFIETINDYPKKYVTAKTSITKKAFAAEMLRLQKLTISDKKNAALYYYKMANAVYQTGYFGNSWFLISYDWSSYDNSNPAKYVYDGDYKKAQTAKAWYLKARALSTNADFKAKCTFMLAKCLQKQIIMNANPLSFYYYDKKDVKWRNFIKANYNNPYLNELRFNYAKTPFYAVAAGECSYLGDFIKPKTQ
- a CDS encoding MFS family permease (product_source=COG0477; cath_funfam=1.20.1250.20; cog=COG0477; pfam=PF07690; superfamily=103473; transmembrane_helix_parts=Outside_1_9,TMhelix_10_32,Inside_33_44,TMhelix_45_67,Outside_68_71,TMhelix_72_94,Inside_95_102,TMhelix_103_122,Outside_123_136,TMhelix_137_154,Inside_155_160,TMhelix_161_183,Outside_184_218,TMhelix_219_241,Inside_242_247,TMhelix_248_270,Outside_271_279,TMhelix_280_302,Inside_303_306,TMhelix_307_329,Outside_330_341,TMhelix_342_364,Inside_365_370,TMhelix_371_388,Outside_389_392), translated to MSGTKKTSYLLPIIVVSQFLCTSLWFAGNAVLSDIVKSFPTETNLLANLTSMVQFGFISGTLVFAFFAISDIFSPSKVFFICGIAAALFNLGICLELPDVHLLLLFRFLTGFMLAGIYPVGMKIASDYFKDGLGKSLGFLVGALVLGTAFPHLLKTFTTNFAWQYVIFATSGLSLIGAIAILWLVPNGPFRTAGQKFDFRSCFNGFKNPDFRSAAFGYFGHMWELYTFWAFLPAILLLYNTKHAYATLNIPLFSFLIIASGGLSCMIGGLLSQKFGAKRIATIALSISGLCCLLSPLFLFSGSVYPFLIFLFCWGLSGTADSPLFSSLIAKHAPQSLRGTSLTLVNCIGFAITIISIQVINLLAKEMNSHYLYMALAVGPVLGIMALIRKTT